In the Methanoculleus taiwanensis genome, ACACCGCCTGAGAACGTAACCATGCAGGCAAACCAGACCGGCATGAGCATCGTCGGCGTCATCGGTGCAAACGATAACCTCTCCACACTAGCGACAGGAATCCAGACAGCCAACCTGACCGAGACGCTCGACACCGGCGGGCCGTACACCGTCTTTGCACCGACCAATGAGGCTTTCGGCGCCATGACACCAGAAGACCTGTCAGGGCTGCTCAACAACCCCGACCAGCTTGCTACGATACTCCAGTATCACGTCGTGGAGGGTGAGTACACGGCTGAAGAACTCGTGAGTATGGCAACCGGTGGAAACGCAACGAACGCTACCAACGCGACGACAACGGGTTCGACGACCCTGCAGACGCTGCTCGGCGAGAACCTCACGGTAACGGTCAGTGAGGAGGAGGTCACTGTCGGCAATGCAACCGTCGAAATGGCGAACCTCGACGCCAACAACGGCATCGTGCACACTATCGATATGGTGCTGGTGCCTGAGAATGTCACGCTGGGAGCGACCACAGCAAACCAGACCATGGGGAACGTGACCGGGAACGTGACCACAGCGAACCAGACCATGGGGAACGTGACCGAGAACGTGACAATGGAGAATATGACCACAGCGAACACGACTGCCGGAAACCAGACGATCTAACCTCCGATGGGGGGACTGCTGTCTCCTCCATCTGGAGAACCTTTTTCAGGCACAGGATAGCCCTGCGACCGGCAACGGGCAGGGCACTGCAATTGTCTCACTATAATTCAGCCATACTACAACCGGGGAGGCAATATAAAATATATAGGCCAAACAATAAAAATACTTAAATAATATCTTACCCACTTCCCCCGGCCCTCAGGGGGGGAGTAGAATGAGACGACACACCTTATTGTACGCGTGCCTTCTCCTTCTCCTGGTGATTCCTGCCACAAGCATGGCAGCGTCTATAGGAGAGGGGAATGTCACGCTGAACAGCAGTGGAAACTTTATCATAACGCCGGTAAACTCATCACAGCCCTATATTGTCAGCAATGTTTCGGTGCTCGGTGCACTTCAGGCCGGCTCCGAAGCGGGCGGTTTTAACTATACGGTCGCCGATGACCTGCCGGCGGAACGCGGATATCTTACCGTCACCTCGATCGACGAGATCGAGAATGACCTGATGAACGACACACCGATGAACTGGACATATCTGATAAACGGCGAGCAGGCCACTGCCGGCGTTGCCCAGAAAAGGGTGAGTGACGGAGACAATGTCACTTTCATCTACGGTTCTGCAAACGACACGCAGATGATGCCCGAGTACACTCTGACGATCTTCGTGAGCGTCACCGGGGGCATGGCCGGCAACCAGACCATGGGCAATGTAACCGGCAACCAGACCATGGGCAATGTAACCGGGAACATGACGGTCGTGGAGGTCATCGACGGGGAGCAGAATCTGACAACCCTGTCGGCGGCAATCAACGCGACCAACCTGACCGAACCGCTCAGCACCGGCGGGCCATACACCGTCTTCGCGCCGGATGACGATGCGTTCGACGAACTCGGCAACGAGACGATCGAAGAGCTGCTCAACGATACCGAAAACCTGACTGAGATCCTGCAGTACCACGTCGTCGAAGGGAACTACACCGCAGAACAGCTGATGGAGATGGTTCAGCAGAACATGACCGGGAACCAGACCATGGATGGCATGGGCGCCAATATGACGCAGAACCAGACCATGAACCAGACCGACAACATGACCCAGAACCAGACGATGGATCAGAACATGACCGGCCAGCAGGAAGGGGTCATGCTACAGACGCTGCTCGGCGAGAACCTGACGATCACACTCAACCAGACGACGGATGAGTTGATGGTCAACAATGCCACGGTCGTCACACCCGACCTCAACGCCAGCAACGGCGTCGTCCACATCATCGACCAGGTGCTCATGCCGCCGAACATGACCACCGGTAATCAGACCATGGACAACATGACCGGGAATCAGACAGCAGACGGGAACATACCCAACATCACCGTCACCGATCAACCGATAGTAAACGACTCCGTCATCATTAAGGAGGCCGTCGCAAAGCGTGATAACTGGGTAGTCATCCACGCCGACCAGAACGGTGCCCCAGGACCCGTCATCGGCATGGCTCTGATAGCTCGAGGGGTGAACGATAACATAACTGTCCAGATCGAGACCGAGAACGCAACGAAGACACTCTATGCCATGCTTCACAACGATGCAGGGATGAAGGGCGTCTTCGAGTTCCCCGGCAGCGACAGGCCGGAGACGGTCATGGGAGAGGTCGTTGTTCAGCCATTTAACGTGACCATGGGCAATGTGACCGACAACCAGACCATGGACAATGTGACCGACAACCAGACCNNNNNNNNNNNNNNNNNNNNNNNNNNNNNNNNNNNNNNNNNNNNNNNNNNNNNNNNNNNNNNNNNNNNNNNNNNNNNNNNNNNNNNNNNNNNNNNNNAACGTGACCGACAACCAGACCATGGGCAACGTGACCGACAACCAGACCATGGGCAACGTGACCGACAACCAGACCATGGGCAACGTATCGACGATGCAACTCCAGCTCTACGAGGGATGGAACTTCATCTCGATCCCGACCGAACTCACAGAAGGGAACGATACGATAGAAGCCGTCTTCCAGGATGTCGATATGGCGGGACGGGAAGTGTACAGGTTTACCCAGGCTTCAGGCTGGGAAACGCTCGCAAATGACACCGTCCTTGAGGTGCTGGATGCCTACTGGGTCTATTCGAGCGAAACGACGAACGTCACCTTAAACGTCAGCACCGATCCGGTGAATGTTCCTGCGAGCAAGGATCTCGCCGAAGGCTGGAGCGGTATCGGACTTGCCGATACACAGCCCCGATCGGCGAACGAAACCCTGCAGTCGGTCGAGGACAACTGGGTCTACCTGCTCGGATACAATGCCGAGACTCAGCAGTACGAACAGGTGATCATCAACGGTGCGCAGGGTGAGAACCAGACGATGGTTCCGATGAAAGGCTACTGGCTCTTCATGCGGGATCCGGGCAGCCTCGGCGCCCTCACCGTATAACCCCACACATTTTTTCGGTGCGAACCATGGACGGGAGTCTCCGCGCTACCGGCATGCATCTGCTCCTCGCAACCCTCATCATCGCGGGCGTTGCAGTTCCACCGGCATCGGGCCAGCGGATTGTCTCCGACGACGGTGCGGCATCCTTATCGATCCCGCCCGGCGGGATGGTGAAAGGCGATGGCACCACGGCAGGTAGCGCGACACGGCTCGATGCGCTCAGCAGACCGGAGGTGCTCGCGACTGCAGCTCTTGCTCTCCTCTTCTGGGTGAGGCGGAGACGATAGACTGTGACTGCCGGCCGTCACGAACAAAAAAGGGTTACCCGGTCGGCTGTTCCTCGTGCGCCGCCCCTGCCGGGGCACTCTTCGAGAACCGCCCCATCAGGGAGAGGACGGCAGGCATCACGAGGATCGCGCCTATCAGCGAGAATCCGACGGTAATGACCGTCACCACGCCGAAGTTCTTGATGATATTGAACGTCGAGAGCAACAGGGCTGAGAACCCGAAGACCGTTGTCATGCCCGAGACGGTGATGGCAGTTCCGATCTTCTGCACGGCCTGCCGGATGGCCTCGACCTTTTCCCTTCCACGCGCACGTTCCTCCTGGTAGCGCTCCATGATCAGGATCGTATACTCCGAGGCCACACCGATCGTCATCGACCCGAGTGTTGCCGTCATCGGCGAGTAGTCGATCCCGAGGATGAACATAATCGCGCCGTTCCAGCCGACGATGAATATAATGGGGATGATCGGGGAGATGGCCGTAAACTTCCGGTAGACAAAGATCAGGAAGAGCAGGATCAGCCCGAACCCGAGGAGGGTCATCGTGGTCTTGCTCTCCGAGATATCGTTCATAAGGTTCGTAAACATCTCGAGCATCCCTGTCGGGGTTGCGGTGATGCCCGGCGGCGGACTCATCCAGGCGATATCGTCAGTCATCCGCTCTACGAGCGAGAGGGCGACATCGTTCTCCATCTCCACGAGCCCGAACTCGATTATCGCCTCGGTATTGCCGCTGATATACTGATCACGCGTCGCTTCCGGTATACGCTCAAGCACCTCGGCCGCTTCGCGATCCGTTGCGGGCATGGTGCCGTTGTTGTACTGCAGAACATAGGTGACAATGCTCGTGGCGGACGTTATCTTGTCATTGTGCGCCAGTTCATAGTCCTGGAACTCCTTCATCCAGGTCAGGCCGTCAAGCTCCGTCACCCCGTAACCGCGGACGAAGATCGGCATGCTCTCGGTCGACCCCATCACCCGCGAGACTTTATGCAGATCGACCACCGCCGGCATATCGGAGGGGACGAAGGTCTCCTCGTCGGAGTTGATGGGAATCCGGCTGTCAAGCTGGACGCCAGCGACGGCAACGATACCGAGGATAACGATGAGAGGTATCGGATTCTTCGCGATCTTTCCGGCGACGTTCCCGAGGAAGCGGTCGTAGACCTCCATGGTCGCACCGCCGGCGACCCCTCCCGTGGCTTTCGGCCGGTACTTGATCAGGGTACCGAAGGTCGGGACGATGATAAGCGCCGCGAGGTAACAGCTGATAACCCCGATGACACAGATCAGCCCGAAGTCACGCACCATCGGCACCGGCGAGATCCACATGGCGATGAAGCCGAGCGAGGTTGCCACCATCGCGTAGAAGATCGCAGGCCCTGAGTTTGCCACGGTGGTGACGACCGCCTGCGGTATCGTCGAGGACTGCATCTCTTCGTCGAACCGGGACTGGAATTGGATGGCGTAGTCGATCCCGATACCGATCAGCACCGGAAACGCACCGATGACCACCATACTGATCGGGATACCCACAAGTCCCATGATGCCGAACGTCATGATAAGGCCGGCAGCGACGACGAAGACCGGCAGGAACCGGTAGCGGACGTGGCCGAAGAGAAGGGCAACGGCGAGCACCATCAGCAGCATGGCCGCTCCGATGAGGACGCCCATACTGGTGCCCATCTCTTCGCTCATCTGCTTGCTGAACGCGGCATCACCGGATACGGTCACCTTTACGCCTGGCGGCATATCGGAGAGGCGGATCCGCGACTCCATATCGTTGAGCACTTCCGTCTTGACCTCCATCGTGAGGCCGGGTTCAAGCGTGACGATACCGACCGTCATCAGATTCGACGGGGCGAACCGGTTGAGTTGTTCTGCGGGCACGCGCTCCTTGGCGGCGATGATGTCCGCTTCCGAGGTGGGGAGGACGCCTCCGTTGACCTGCTTGACGAGATCGACGATGCTCGATGTTCCGGTGACGTGCCGTGCGCCGGCGATCTCCGCCTGGAGGCGGTCGAGGTATGCCAGCGTCTCCGGGTCGAGGATATTATCGGACTCGACGAGCAGCATCACCGCGTCGGATTTGAACGTATCCGTATACGTATCGAGCAGAGCACCCCGCGTGGTGTCCTTATCGATGTAGGTATCGCTGCCCGTCTGCATCGTAGTCTGGCCCATGCCGTATATCGCGATGACAAAGACGAGCATGAAGACTGCCGCTACGGCCAGAGGCCTGCGATTGATCAGATCGGCGATCAGATGAAATAGTGACTTCACGCACTTCCTCCGCTTGGCAGTAGGGTTGACCACGAGGACTCATAAAGGGTTTGTTGCGAACGAGACAACAGATCGGAGTATGGCAGCAACGCATGTTTCCGCCTCCTGCTTCTGCGAGTGCGGTTCTGCCTGAACTGCGGTCCGGGAGCGGCCGGAAACCGGGCTGTGAGATGGGAGAAAAGGAGGAACCGGGGATTATCCCAGGCTCCCGAGACGCTGATAGTCAATCGCGTTGGCGAACGCCTCAAGGTCGCCTGCCGTCCCGTCCTCGACAGAGACGATCACAATGAACCGGTCATTCACCCCGACCCATCTGCCGTAAGAGGCCGGCTTTGAGTAGACTTCCCAGGAGGGATAACCGCCGGTCGTGCCCTGCCGGTAGTAGCCTTCGGTCGTCTCGATGGACGTGAGCGTATCCCATACCGCCCACTGCCCGACCTCCTGATAGGCAGAGTCCTGGATCGAGACCGTCGCCGTCACGTCACCTTTGGTGTAGTCGCGTGCGGCCCAGCTCCACGCCGCGTCGGCAGCGTTCATGCTCCCGCCGACCGGTTCGTCCGCCGTCCAGCCGGCAGGTGCGGCAGGCAGGAGCGCGATGAGGCTTTCGTAGTCGACTGCAGTAGCAGTACCTGCAGCGGAGGCTGAAGAGCCCGCCTCTGCCGTCGGCACCACGGCTTCACCGACCGGTGTTACGGTCGGATTCGTCGTCGTTACCGGCTCTTCCGTCGGGCTCGAGGTGCAGCCCGCGGTAAGACAGAGGCCAATCCCGAGCAGAATAGCAAGTTTCGGGAGAATCAGGTTCATATGAGACGATTTCATACGTATCACGTCCTTTATACGGGGTATGCAGGCTAAAGGAATACTTATGAGTTTCTATTTGACATTCAACCGTCGGGGAACATCGGTATTACGGAACCACGGCAGCGGTGATGATCGCGACGATATAGATGAGCAGGGAGGCGTGAAAGAGCGGGAGCGCCCGCATCGCCGCACCGGCAGTCTTCCCGCTCAGGATACGATAGTTCGCCAGAATGAGGAGGGTAAATCCGAGGGCGAATCCGCCGGCGGCTATAGGCCCGAGAGCCCAGGCGAAGATGACGGCGAGGAGCCCGTGGGCTACCGTGAAGAGGAGCACCCACCGCGCCGCGCCGCTCATCCCGTAGAGCACCGGGATCGTCGCCATTCCCTTTGCCCTGTCGTTCGTGATATCCGCCAGATCGTTGACGGCAAGGTGTGCGAGCGTCCAGGGATAGAAGAAGAGAAAGTAGAGCAGGGCAGTGGTATCCGGACTGCCCGCCACGAGGTAGCCGGCGACCGGGAAGAGTGCGAAGTCCGTTCTCCCGAGCACCTGGGCGATGGGAACCGTCTGGTCTCGCTTCTTCACCTGGTAGAACGACTCGGCGGCGTAGGAGTACGCCATGATTCCGGCGACGTACAGGGAGTGCGGGTAGGGAAGGAAAGCAATCAGGACAGCGGCGGCGGCCGCGAGCAGCAGAAAGAGGCGGAGCGCCGCTTCGGAGGTTATCTTCCCCGACGGCAGCGGCCGCTCGTGAAACGGCCGCCAGTAGCGCGTAAGGGTTCCGTCGACATCCCGTCTGTCGAGGTTCCGGTCGATGTAGTCGTTGAGGACAAGCCCGGCCTCAAAGCCGAAGAGGCCGATAAACGCCGCCAGAATCAGCGTCCGAAAGGAGAAGCCACCATAGGTGTCTAATGCGAGCAGGAGGCCTGAACAGAAGAGCAGAGGCCAGATAACGATGAAATGGGCTCGCGTCAGATCGCCGAGCGCCCGAAGTGTCTGTATCGTACCGTCGCCCGTCGAATCGCTTCCTGCAGGTGAAGGAGGTCTCACAGTCTTCTTTCAGTGATAGACCGCCTGGCAGAAATACCTTCCACCGGAGCGATCACTTCCCGAGAATCCGGCGTTTCTGAGCGAGGAACTCCTCTTCACTGATGCTGCCTGCCTGTTTCAGGCTCGAGAACCGTTCGAGGAGATCCGCAATCTCTTCAGGCGTTCTCACGGCCGGTCTC is a window encoding:
- a CDS encoding fasciclin domain-containing protein is translated as MAASIGEGNVTLNSSGNFIITPVNSSQPYIVSNVSVLGALQAGSEAGGFNYTVADDLPAERGYLTVTSIDEIENDLMNDTPMNWTYLINGEQATAGVAQKRVSDGDNVTFIYGSANDTQMMPEYTLTIFVSVTGGMAGNQTMGNVTGNQTMGNVTGNMTVVEVIDGEQNLTTLSAAINATNLTEPLSTGGPYTVFAPDDDAFDELGNETIEELLNDTENLTEILQYHVVEGNYTAEQLMEMVQQNMTGNQTMDGMGANMTQNQTMNQTDNMTQNQTMDQNMTGQQEGVMLQTLLGENLTITLNQTTDELMVNNATVVTPDLNASNGVVHIIDQVLMPPNMTTGNQTMDNMTGNQTADGNIPNITVTDQPIVNDSVIIKEAVAKRDNWVVIHADQNGAPGPVIGMALIARGVNDNITVQIETENATKTLYAMLHNDAGMKGVFEFPGSDRPETVMGEVVVQPFNVTMGNVTDNQTMDNVTDNQT
- a CDS encoding efflux RND transporter permease subunit, which produces MKSLFHLIADLINRRPLAVAAVFMLVFVIAIYGMGQTTMQTGSDTYIDKDTTRGALLDTYTDTFKSDAVMLLVESDNILDPETLAYLDRLQAEIAGARHVTGTSSIVDLVKQVNGGVLPTSEADIIAAKERVPAEQLNRFAPSNLMTVGIVTLEPGLTMEVKTEVLNDMESRIRLSDMPPGVKVTVSGDAAFSKQMSEEMGTSMGVLIGAAMLLMVLAVALLFGHVRYRFLPVFVVAAGLIMTFGIMGLVGIPISMVVIGAFPVLIGIGIDYAIQFQSRFDEEMQSSTIPQAVVTTVANSGPAIFYAMVATSLGFIAMWISPVPMVRDFGLICVIGVISCYLAALIIVPTFGTLIKYRPKATGGVAGGATMEVYDRFLGNVAGKIAKNPIPLIVILGIVAVAGVQLDSRIPINSDEETFVPSDMPAVVDLHKVSRVMGSTESMPIFVRGYGVTELDGLTWMKEFQDYELAHNDKITSATSIVTYVLQYNNGTMPATDREAAEVLERIPEATRDQYISGNTEAIIEFGLVEMENDVALSLVERMTDDIAWMSPPPGITATPTGMLEMFTNLMNDISESKTTMTLLGFGLILLFLIFVYRKFTAISPIIPIIFIVGWNGAIMFILGIDYSPMTATLGSMTIGVASEYTILIMERYQEERARGREKVEAIRQAVQKIGTAITVSGMTTVFGFSALLLSTFNIIKNFGVVTVITVGFSLIGAILVMPAVLSLMGRFSKSAPAGAAHEEQPTG
- a CDS encoding UbiA family prenyltransferase, with translation MRPPSPAGSDSTGDGTIQTLRALGDLTRAHFIVIWPLLFCSGLLLALDTYGGFSFRTLILAAFIGLFGFEAGLVLNDYIDRNLDRRDVDGTLTRYWRPFHERPLPSGKITSEAALRLFLLLAAAAAVLIAFLPYPHSLYVAGIMAYSYAAESFYQVKKRDQTVPIAQVLGRTDFALFPVAGYLVAGSPDTTALLYFLFFYPWTLAHLAVNDLADITNDRAKGMATIPVLYGMSGAARWVLLFTVAHGLLAVIFAWALGPIAAGGFALGFTLLILANYRILSGKTAGAAMRALPLFHASLLIYIVAIITAAVVP